In the genome of Arabidopsis thaliana chromosome 4, partial sequence, the window ATTATCGAATCAATggtttaattaaagattttcgaaaataaatcaaatctaAATGATTACAATCTCTCCTTAAGATCACATTTGAATAGTGTTTCATATTAAATCAATCAACAAACGATGTATAGAAAACTAGTTATTGttcttaaaattaattacattCCTTAAAGTGACGTGCAAAATTTCCTTATTCTAAAACTGAAATTAATGATTTGCTTAATTTAACgagaatattattattaaatacttttaatatatttcattacaaaaaaaaaaaaaaaacttagtgCCCATATTCGATTCTCGCCACGTCAGCAAACAACACCTCAACAACGGCACCGATTTTTCTGTCCTCTTCGTTCAAGTCATtccaatattaataaaaaaacgaaattagtaaattaaaatttttaaacgaaaaaaaaaaaaactttggccTCTCCGGTgactcttccttcttctgctACCGAACTTTTCGCTTCCTTCTCTGACCAATTTTTTTCAAcaacctctcttcttcaacaaattCTCTTCTCAAATCCTCCAAATCCTCTCTGCCATGAACGCtactttcttcctcctctccaCCACCGTCTCCACCGTCACAATCACCGGATTCAACGGTCTCGATTTCTCATCTTAGAACCACATGCATCCCTTCTGTTGCGTTACAACTGTCTCCGATCACTCTCCTTCGATGCCTCCGTTACCTGAACCACAACCGCCTCTACCGAATTACGCCGCCGATTTTGGTTCGGCGAGATCCGAACCGATTATAACTCGATCTGCTTCTCAAAGTTATAATCATTCAGGTCAATTCAATAACAATCTTATTCATAGTCTCTCGTTTAATCATCACCAGAGTGATGTAACGGATCGATTGGGGCAACGCGTTTTAGCTTTGCCGGCGGCGGTTAGAGAACCACCGGTTGATGTTAAGATTAACGATATCGTTGGGAATGGAATTGCTGGGATTTTGTATAAGTGGGTGAATTATGGTAGAGGATGGAGACCTAGGTGGTTTGTTTTGCAAGATGGTGTTCTTTCTTATTATAAGATTCATGGACCTGATAAGATCTTTGTTAGTCCTGAAACTGAGAAAGGATCTAAAGTCATTGGAGATGAGTCTGCTCGTATGATCTCTAGGCATAATCGCCGTGGCGGTAGCAGTAGTAGTTGCCAGCTTCGTCGCAAGCCATTCGGAGAAGTCCATCTCAAGGTTCGATACACGATCATGTCTTTCATAGCCATATGTGTGGTTCTCTGGTTTGAATGATTTCATTTTGATTGTATTTGGTTTGTGTAGGTTTCTTCAGTTAGAGAGAGTAGATCAGATGATAAGAGGTTTTCCATTTTTACTGGTACCAAGAGGCTTCATTTGCGTGCGGAGACGCGAGAGGACCGAACAACTTGGGTTGAGGCTTTACAAGCTGTTAAAGATATGTTTCCAAGGATGTCTAATAGTGAGTTGATGGCTCCGACTAACAATTTGGCTATGTCGACGGAGAAGATTAGGTTAAGGTTGATTGAGGAAGGAGTAAGTGAGTTAGCTATTCAGGACTGTGAGCAAATTATGAAGTCTGAGTTCTCAGCACTTCAGAGCCAGCTGGTGCTTCTTAAACAGAAGCAGTGGCTTCTCATTGATACTCTTAGGCAGTTGGAGGTATTACaactttaacaacaaaaagctTCTCAAACTTcttaatttagattttgtgttGACTGCTGTAATCTGTGAGGGATGGTAATGTTGATTTGGAGTGACCTGTTATGATCTATTGGTGTTGTACTGGAGGGaaaattgttcatttttcttatgtgtttATAGTGCTTTAGAAATCCTGCAAACTTTACAATAGAGTTCATTAGTATTACTAGTTTGTTTATTGTTCTCTCTCCGGCTAAACTCTGCTAAGAAGTTGCTCTTTCTGCGTTATTCTCTAGACAGAAAAGGTAGATCTTGAGAACACAGTTGTAGATGAAAGTCAAAGACAGGCTGATAATGGATGTTCCGGTGAATTAAGACACGAGAAGTTCAGTGGTGAGTTACCAAGCCTCCCATTCTTGAGCCTAGCATTCCTGCATATAACTGTTTCATTTTACCTGTATTTTGATTCGAGTTTGCAATTGACTTGGTTTATATTTATCTCAGAAGGCACTGCCACTGAgtctgatgatgataatgaacgAGGTGATGCCGCCGAGGAGGAAtttgatgaggaagaaaataCCTTTTTTGATACACgtgattttctttcttcaagtTCTTTCAAGAGTAGTGGTTCTGGTTTTCGTACATCATCATTTTCGTCCGATGAAGATGGCTTTGAGTCTGAAGATGATATTGATCCTTCCATCAAGTCTATTGGATGCAATTATCCTCGCGTCAAAAGGAGGAAGAATTTACCTGATCCggttgaaaaagagaaaagtgttAGCCTTTGGTCAATGATCAAAGACAATATAGGGAAGGATCTCACAAAAGTCTGTCTTCCTGTTTACTTCAACGAGCCACTTTCTTCTTTACAGAAATGTTTTGAGGATTTGGAATATTCGTACCTTCTTGACCGAGCATTTGAATATGGCAAAAGGGTAAACTATCTGAACGCTTGTCCCATCTGAAACCCTTATGGTAGCATCTTGAATATTGCTCAGTATGTGAAACGTTTTTCAGGGAAATAGCCTCATGAGGATACTTAATGTAGCTGCTTTTGCTGTATCTGGGTATGCATCAACTGAAGGAAGAATTTGCAAACCTTTTAATCCATTGTTAGGTGAAACATACGAGGCAGACTATCCAGACAAAGGCCTTCgatttttttcagaaaaggTTTCAGTTCACAACACACATATCTTCTTTTctatgttttaattattatctaTAGCTATTCAGACCTCTTATTTCTTTTGGTGTCAGGTCAGTCATCATCCTATGGTTGTCGCATGCCATTGTGATGGCACCGGATGGAAATTCTGGGGAGACAGCAATCTTAGGAGCAAATTCTGGGGTCGATCTATTCAGCTTGATCCTGTTGGTGTATTGACTTTGCAatttgatgatggagaaaTCCTTCAGTGGAGTAAGgtatcaatcaaatttttacCAAGCAAATAATCATTTAATATGTTCGTTGTTCACTAATATACCCTTTCTTTACACTTGTAGGTGACTACATCAATATACAATCTCATACTTGGTAAACTATACTGTGATCACTATGGTACTATGCGTATTGAGGGTAGTGCAGAATACTCATGTAAACTTAAATTCAAGGAGCAGTCCATCATAGACCGAAATCCTCATCAGGTACGTATTAACTTTAGTGATGTGTTCATGTATTGTGATTAGGAGTGGACATTCCGTTTCGTATGAAATTCATATTCTATAGGTATAGTATTATATAAACCGTACTTTTTGTGATTAAAGAACTTCAGTCTGTGTTGTTCGGTTTGGAATAAGGTATTGTTACTGTTCTATTTCAAAAGTAAAGATTGCTTTCGATTGAGATACTTTGCTAGGTTCTTATGTCCACCTCTAGTTGTGATGGTCCGAGATCTACCAAGTAACTTGTCCTTATCACAGGTTCATGGTATAGTTCAAAACAAGAGTGGGAAGACAGTGGCAACTATGTTTGGGAAATGGGATGAGAGCATACACTTTGTGACGGGTGATTGTTCTGGAAAAGGGAAATTGAGTGAAGATATGTCAGGAGCTCAACTTCTCTGGAAACGGAGCAAACCTCCTGGAAACGCAACAAAGTATAATCTAACACGTTTTGCAATCACATTGAATGAGCTTACACCTGGGCTTAAGGTGAATGCCGCAGAGAATtctgtttaaatttcttaaattatgttttggaGAGACATTCTGACCAGAAGGAGTGATGGATGTAGGAGAGGCTGCCACCAACGGATTCAAGGCTGCGACCGGACCAGAGGTATCTCGAGAACGGAGAGTTTGAAATGGCCAACACAGAAAAGTTGCGGCTGGAACAGCGACAACGTCAGGTAATACAagtcaaactttttttattgta includes:
- the ORP1C gene encoding OSBP(oxysterol binding protein)-related protein 1C (OSBP(oxysterol binding protein)-related protein 1C (ORP1C); FUNCTIONS IN: phosphoinositide binding, oxysterol binding; INVOLVED IN: steroid metabolic process, signal transduction; LOCATED IN: cellular_component unknown; EXPRESSED IN: 25 plant structures; EXPRESSED DURING: 15 growth stages; CONTAINS InterPro DOMAIN/s: Pleckstrin homology-type (InterPro:IPR011993), Pleckstrin homology (InterPro:IPR001849), Oxysterol-binding protein (InterPro:IPR000648); BEST Arabidopsis thaliana protein match is: OSBP(oxysterol binding protein)-related protein 1A (TAIR:AT2G31020.1); Has 35333 Blast hits to 34131 proteins in 2444 species: Archae - 798; Bacteria - 22429; Metazoa - 974; Fungi - 991; Plants - 531; Viruses - 0; Other Eukaryotes - 9610 (source: NCBI BLink).) codes for the protein MHPFCCVTTVSDHSPSMPPLPEPQPPLPNYAADFGSARSEPIITRSASQSYNHSGQFNNNLIHSLSFNHHQSDVTDRLGQRVLALPAAVREPPVDVKINDIVGNGIAGILYKWVNYGRGWRPRWFVLQDGVLSYYKIHGPDKIFVSPETEKGSKVIGDESARMISRHNRRGGSSSSCQLRRKPFGEVHLKVSSVRESRSDDKRFSIFTGTKRLHLRAETREDRTTWVEALQAVKDMFPRMSNSELMAPTNNLAMSTEKIRLRLIEEGVSELAIQDCEQIMKSEFSALQSQLVLLKQKQWLLIDTLRQLETEKVDLENTVVDESQRQADNGCSGELRHEKFSGTATESDDDNERGDAAEEEFDEEENTFFDTRDFLSSSSFKSSGSGFRTSSFSSDEDGFESEDDIDPSIKSIGCNYPRVKRRKNLPDPVEKEKSVSLWSMIKDNIGKDLTKVCLPVYFNEPLSSLQKCFEDLEYSYLLDRAFEYGKRGNSLMRILNVAAFAVSGYASTEGRICKPFNPLLGETYEADYPDKGLRFFSEKVSHHPMVVACHCDGTGWKFWGDSNLRSKFWGRSIQLDPVGVLTLQFDDGEILQWSKVTTSIYNLILGKLYCDHYGTMRIEGSAEYSCKLKFKEQSIIDRNPHQVHGIVQNKSGKTVATMFGKWDESIHFVTGDCSGKGKLSEDMSGAQLLWKRSKPPGNATKYNLTRFAITLNELTPGLKERLPPTDSRLRPDQRYLENGEFEMANTEKLRLEQRQRQARKMQERGWKPRWFMKEKGSESYRYKGGYWEAREDGSWVDCPDIFGHIDSDQQMIE
- the ORP1C gene encoding OSBP(oxysterol binding protein)-related protein 1C yields the protein MHPFCCVTTVSDHSPSMPPLPEPQPPLPNYAADFGSARSEPIITRSASQSYNHSGQFNNNLIHSLSFNHHQSDVTDRLGQRVLALPAAVREPPVDVKINDIVGNGIAGILYKWVNYGRGWRPRWFVLQDGVLSYYKIHGPDKIFVSPETEKGSKVIGDESARMISRHNRRGGSSSSCQLRRKPFGEVHLKVSSVRESRSDDKRFSIFTGTKRLHLRAETREDRTTWVEALQAVKDMFPRMSNSELMAPTNNLAMSTEKIRLRLIEEGVSELAIQDCEQIMKSEFSALQSQLVLLKQKQWLLIDTLRQLETEKVDLENTVVDESQRQADNGCSGELRHEKFSEGTATESDDDNERGDAAEEEFDEEENTFFDTRDFLSSSSFKSSGSGFRTSSFSSDEDGFESEDDIDPSIKSIGCNYPRVKRRKNLPDPVEKEKSVSLWSMIKDNIGKDLTKVCLPVYFNEPLSSLQKCFEDLEYSYLLDRAFEYGKRGNSLMRILNVAAFAVSGYASTEGRICKPFNPLLGETYEADYPDKGLRFFSEKVSHHPMVVACHCDGTGWKFWGDSNLRSKFWGRSIQLDPVGVLTLQFDDGEILQWSKVTTSIYNLILGKLYCDHYGTMRIEGSAEYSCKLKFKEQSIIDRNPHQVHGIVQNKSGKTVATMFGKWDESIHFVTGDCSGKGKLSEDMSGAQLLWKRSKPPGNATKYNLTRFAITLNELTPGLKERLPPTDSRLRPDQRYLENGEFEMANTEKLRLEQRQRQARKMQERGWKPRWFMKEKGSESYRYKGGYWEAREDGSWVDCPDIFGHIDSDQQMIE
- the ORP1C gene encoding OSBP(oxysterol binding protein)-related protein 1C (OSBP(oxysterol binding protein)-related protein 1C (ORP1C); FUNCTIONS IN: phosphoinositide binding, oxysterol binding; INVOLVED IN: steroid metabolic process, signal transduction; LOCATED IN: cellular_component unknown; EXPRESSED IN: 25 plant structures; EXPRESSED DURING: 15 growth stages; CONTAINS InterPro DOMAIN/s: Pleckstrin homology-type (InterPro:IPR011993), Oxysterol-binding protein (InterPro:IPR000648), Pleckstrin homology (InterPro:IPR001849); BEST Arabidopsis thaliana protein match is: OSBP(oxysterol binding protein)-related protein 1A (TAIR:AT2G31020.1); Has 35333 Blast hits to 34131 proteins in 2444 species: Archae - 798; Bacteria - 22429; Metazoa - 974; Fungi - 991; Plants - 531; Viruses - 0; Other Eukaryotes - 9610 (source: NCBI BLink).); translated protein: MHPFCCVTTVSDHSPSMPPLPEPQPPLPNYAADFGSARSEPIITRSASQSYNHSGQFNNNLIHSLSFNHHQSDVTDRLGQRVLALPAAVREPPVDVKINDIVGNGIAGILYKWVNYGRGWRPRWFVLQDGVLSYYKIHGPDKIFVSPETEKGSKVIGDESARMISRHNRRGGSSSSCQLRRKPFGEVHLKVSSVRESRSDDKRFSIFTGTKRLHLRAETREDRTTWVEALQAVKDMFPRMSNSELMAPTNNLAMSTEKIRLRLIEEGVSELAIQDCEQIMKSEFSALQSQLVLLKQKQWLLIDTLRQLETEKVDLENTVVDESQRQADNGCSGELRHEKFSGTATESDDDNERGDAAEEEFDEEENTFFDTRDFLSSSSFKSSGSGFRTSSFSSDEDGFESEDDIDPSIKSIGCNYPRVKRRKNLPDPVEKEKSVSLWSMIKDNIGKDLTKVCLPVYFNEPLSSLQKCFEDLEYSYLLDRAFEYGKRGNSLMRILNVAAFAVSGYASTEGRICKPFNPLLGETYEADYPDKGLRFFSEKVSHHPMVVACHCDGTGWKFWGDSNLRSKFWGRSIQLDPVGVLTLQFDDGEILQWSKVTTSIYNLILGKLYCDHYGTMRIEGSAEYSCKLKFKEQSIIDRNPHQVHGIVQNKSGKTVATMFGKWDESIHFVTGDCSGKGKLSEDMSGAQLLWKRSKPPGNATKYNLTRFAITLNELTPGLKERLPPTDSRLRPDQRYLENGEFEMANTEKLRLEQRQRQVIQMQERGWKPRWFMKEKGSESYRYKGGYWEAREDGSWVDCPDIFGHIDSDQQMIE